The genomic interval TGCGTCCATATCGGCGGCGATGAAGTTCCCCATGGTGCGTGGGTCGGCTCGCGTGGCGCCAACAGTTGGGCAAAGGCCAAGGGGCTGCTGGATGCAGATGGCAAGCCGGACAGCATGAAGATGCAGGCGGCTATTTTGCGATATGTGGTCAAACGTCTGGAAGAGGCAGGCAAGACCCCATTCGCATGGCAAGAAGCAGCCAAGGGCGGCGGCGTCGACCCGGAAAAGGTCACCCTGATGGCCTGGATGAATGCTCAGAGCGCCCGCGATCTGACCGATCAGGGCTATCGGGTCGTTATGTGCCCGGGCGAGGTTTATTATCTCGATATGGCTCAATCGACCGATTGGCAGGAGCCGGGCTTGAGCTGGGCTGGAACGTCGAGCCCGGCCGATACCTATCAGTTCGATGCGCAGGCCTCTCTGGGCAAGAACAAAGATTTGCTTGTTGGCATTCAGGGCGGGATCTGGAGCGAAAATCTGACTAGCCGCGCCCGCTTCAATCATATGGTCTTCCCGCGCCTCTCAGCCATTGCTGAAAGCGCATGGACACAGCCAGAGCATAAGCAATGGTCAAGCTTTGAAGCGCGCCAGCGCCTGATGCCAACCCTGCCTGAATCAACTAAGGCCTAGGGCATGCCATAGATCGGGCTGTCACTAGCCATTGCAGGCTTAGGCCCTGCGGTTGGCTTCATATTGCCCACCGGGCCGATAGGACCAGAGATAAGAGGGGATAACGGCTTCGATAGCCAGTGGCGTGATGCCAATCCCCTCAAAGGTCCGGTGCTCCAGATTGGCCTGCTCGGAAACCACATTGTCGCTCTTGAGCAATGTCACCTGATCCCGCGTCAAGGCTGGTTTCATGGGCAGTTTCTCGAAAAACCACCCCATGGTCGAAGCCATCCAGAAAGGCAAGGGCAGCAACAGCCGTTTACGGTGAATTTCATCCAGTGCCATGGCGAGAAGCTGCTTGAAGCTTTTGATTTCCGGCCCACCCAGCTCATAGGTCGCGCCTGCGTCAAGATCTCCCTTGACCCCTAGCGCGATCACCTGAGCCACATCGCCCACGAAGGCGGGCTGGAACTGAGTGTCTCCGCCACCCACAAGAGGCAGGAAGGGCGACAGCTTCGCCATGGAAGCGAACTTGTTGAAGAAGTCATCTTCCGGGCCGAACAACAGCGATGGGCGAACGATAATGGCGTCTGGCAGGGCGCTGAGCACCGCCTTCTCGCCCTTTGCCTTGCTGCTGGCATAGGCGGAGGGCGAATTGATATCAGCCCCGATCGCGGAAATCTGCACCATGCGATCGATGCCAGCCTTTGCGGTCTCCTCGGCAATCACCTTGGCACCAAGATGGTGCAGCCCGTCAAAGGTGGCCTTGCCCGATTCATAGAGAATCCCGACCAGATTGACGACAGCGTCACAGCCCTCAATCGCGTGCGCCACAGAAGCCGGGTCGCGCAAATTGGCCTGTATCGGCATGATTTGTCCAACGGTGCCCAGCGGCTGGAGAAAGCCGGCGAGGTCTGGGCGACGGACCGCGACCCGAATGCGATAACCCTCATTGGCCAGCGCCCGCACCACATGACGCCCCAAAAACCCTGAGCCACCAAAAACTGTAACAATTTTTCCTGCCTGACTGTCCATGGTGCTTTCTCCTGATCTGGGTTTTATACGCAAGCGAATGGGAACCCTACCCATTCTTCGAAAGGAATTTGCTGCAACCTACTCTGTTTGTATACGAAAATCCACGCACATACATCTGGGCATAAGTCGACATCTGTGATTTTCCCCGCGCGAATGGGGGGCAAGATCAGCATCTGATCGAACTTTTTCACCGTTCCAAAAGAAAATAAACAGGAATGATGTGAATTGTGCATTTTTTCAAAATCTATGCGTTGACAATAGCATGCAGGAGCCGTAAATACCCCCTCACACCTTAAGTGCCCAGGTGGCGGAACTGGTAGACGCGCTAGCTTCAGGTGCTAGTTTCTGTATGGAAGTGGAGGTTCGAGTCCTCTCCTGGGCACCATTTACTCTTCCCACAAAATCCGAGTGAGTTTGAAAAGCCTTGAATTGTCTGGTATTTTTAAAGCCATTCAATCCACGGGCGTCTTGTCATATCCAGCTATATCCAACCCAAACAGGGGTAACTTTCGGGGTAACTGCAACAAGATTGGGCGTTCCTGAATGGGAGTTACCCCAAATGGCGCTTTCAAACTCTGCGATCAAGAATGCCAAGCCTAAAGAAAAGCCTTACAAACTCTTTGATGGAAAAGGGCTATTCCTTTTAGTCAATCCTAATGGTCGGAAATGGTGGAGGCATAAATATGCTTTCGATGGCAAAGAAAAACTATTGTCATTTGGCACCTATCCGGAAGTTAGCCTTAAGGAGGCGCGGGCTAAGCGGGAAGATGCAAGAAAGCTCTTGGCAAGTCGGCAAGATCCGTCAATGAGGCGAAAACAGGAAAGTTTGCAAAGAACTCTCGCTAATGCTCAAACCTTCTCGTCGGTGGCGCAGGAATTAATCGAGAAGAGAGAAAGGGAAGGCATTTCGGAGGCTACGCATAAGAAGATGCTTTGGTTTGCCAGTAAACTCGAAGATGCTATTGGTAGTCGTCCTGTCAGCGAGATTTTGCCTCTTGAAATACTGCAAATTTTGCGTGTGATCGAATCGAGAGGCAATTTAGAAACCGCAAAGCGCGTTAGGGCTTTTGCTTCCCGGGTATTTCGTTATGCAATAATAACTGGGCGCGCCAAAGTAAACCCGGCATCAGATTTGGCAGAAGCCATTACATCACCGACAGTCAAGCATTATTCCGCAATTATTGACCCTGCAGAGTTGGGCGGGCTATTGAGAGCAATAGATGGGTTTGATGGTGCTCTTATAACTAAACTTGCTTTGCAGCTAACTCCTCACGTTTTTGTACGTCCGGGAGAGCTCAGGCAAGCTGAGTGGAGCGAGATCGATCAGGAAGCAGCAGTTTGGCGTATTCCGGCTGCAAAGATGAAAATGCGCAGTGAGCACATTGTACCGCTTTCGCGCCAGTCACGACTAATCATCAAGTCAGTGCAAGCTATTTCGTCCAGTAGTAATTATCTTTTCCCCTCAACTCGTACGAATGCAAGGCCCATGTCTGAGAATACTATAAATGCCGCCTTGCGGCGAATGGGCTTTACCAAAGCAGAGATGACCGCTCATGGCTTTCGAAGTTCTGCCAGTACTTTACTCAATGAATCAGGTAAATGGTCTTCTGATGCCATTGAGAGGGCTTTGGCACATAAGGACAGCAACACCATTCGTGGGATTTATCACCGAGGCGCTCATTGGCAAGAGCGTGTTGAAATGGCGCAATGGTGGTCAGATTATCTTGATGCTTTGAGAGAAGGCCGCAAGATGCTGCCGTTTAGTGCTCACAGCGACACATATTAGAATGTGCTCCAGCTTCCGCGAATGCCCCTCCTGAACTAAGCGATAAACTTATAAACGGGTTCGCTGATTTGATTCAATTGTCTTTGTAAAGGAGGACTTTGATGAGAGGTCGCTTTGAAACTGCGGACTTCGAATAGGCGGTCATTGTACTGCTTTCGTCAATCTTTTCGATTTAGCTAGGCCCGTAAATGGGGGGAGAAGCAAGATTTTATAATATTCTATAAACAATTAGCCGCAGCCTATTTCTTATTGCGATACAGAGAGGGTTGGCATTGACGTGCTTCCCTTTGTGTACCCGTTTAAAAGTTAGCTCTGTTCCAGTTTTGATCCCGTCTGCATCTGGTTGCAAACTTAATTGGGGTTACTCCATCCAGGGCTTTATGGGGTCTGTTGGTGTTGCAGTGCTGCCTCCATTTCTCGAGTAGAATCTGCGCTTCTCTCAGGCTGTAGATGATCCGGCAAGGTTCAAGAGCTCTCGAACTGTTGGTGCCCATTTTAGGCTCACTCCGCGGGCTGCAACCAATAGTGATGAACACTACTTTTACGCTATATCCCTCTAAGCTGCGAGACTTAGGTGAAGCAGTACTATAAAGGAGCTTACTTGCCACCCTGTTGTTAGCACTTAGAAATCCCTGAAACGGCTCACCCGCGCATTGCTTGATCGTCTGACACATATCACGTCAACATTCTGGAAATGAATGGTGAGAGCTATTGTCTTGCTCAGGGTAAGGCGCCAAAAGCCGAATAAAACCCATCAAAAGATCTCATGCAAAAGGCATCGTGGATGAATGTGTTGGGAATTGCTCAACTCTCACGGAAGTTCATCGATTGAGTGCTGACCAGTGTCATAAAACTCGGTTCCAATTCGAGGGCGTTCCAAGGAGACGTCAGTTTGAAAGTGGCGTCATTACAAATCGGCCAGCGCGAGGGGCACCTGAGAAAGCAATAGACTCTGACATGCACGATCTTCTGCACAGAACCCAGAAAAGCAAAAAGACGCCCCAGGCGCCTTTCCACATTTGCTAAGTCAATAGTCTTGCCAAGACGCTTCCTAAAGCCCGAGTGCTCTGTCCAGCAAAAAGATTGCATTCACGCCAACGGCCCATCCGTCATCAGCTGTTGCTGTTGAGGTTGGATTCATAGCTTTATTAGCATTCCATGTATACATAGCCCATGGCTGAAGGATGGTGTTGCCTGCCAGGACCAGGTTGGCGTCTACGCCAGCAGAAAATTCATCCTGAGAGCCAACATTGGCATAAGAGGCATAGTCATCAGACAGATGGTTCCAGATAAATTTGGCAGAATAGCTATCGAATGGACGATCGTGGAACAGCCCCTGAAAGATCACGCCTGCATCCAGTTCGCTGTTTACAGCGTCCCCTTCGCCAAAGTCGGCAAACAAGCTGCTGTAAAGAGCAATGGATGTTGCCGTCGGCTCATCGCTCTGGCGCCAGATCGTCTGTTTGGCACCTAGGTAAATACCTGTCATGCTGTCATAGACTTCCGGGGTCTTCGGGCTCGAAAAGTCGGTGTCATTGTAATAAATCATGGCCTCCAAATGGGTCGGGTAAAGATCTGTTTGGAGGGTAGTGTCATAACTAACACTCGCCAGGAACAAGTTATAATTGGTCTCAACCTCTTCCCCGTTTGGAAGGGTGACTTTGCCGTCCCAGCCTTCCCAGCCATGTGAGAATGGAAAATTCAGGTTGGTGCGGTAGTAACCGGCCTGAGCTGTAACCTCGGGCGTCAGCTTATAGGCGACACGTGCGCCATAGTTGCCAAACGGTGGTGGATTGATACCGTTATAGAACTGGGTCACACTGTTTTGACAGAGGAATGGCGTGTTGCACACCGGTGTGCCGAAATGACTGGACGCGTTGTCGACACCAACCTCGAAATCAAATCGCTCATCAAACAGTTTCTGTTCAAATGTCAATTTTGTGAGGCGCTCATCGGTCGGCGCAAACGGGGCAGCATGCCCGATGATGCTATCACCAACAGCGTTTGCGAATGCCTCGGACCCATGTGTCCACATGTTATACTGTCCCATAACATGGAACGAGGAGCCCTTGAAACCGAGCATCTTTTCCAGATCAAGATCTGCACCATAGGAAACTGTTGTAACCCGTTCGGTTTTGCCCTTCACCAGTCCCAGAGAAGGGTTGGTCATGAAGTTGTTGCTGATAACAAGAACAGGCTTGATGCCTTTTTCATGCAGCTTCTCACCAACAGATGAGAGAGGACCTGGCACGCCGGGTCCATTTATATAGTCGATTACACTAGAAACAAAACCGCCCGAATCTTCACTATTGCTGTCTGGTGCCGACTGCGCAAAGGACGTGCTACACAGCAGGACAGAGCTGACCACTGCAATTGTCGTGCTGCGAACCGCCGTCCCAAAGACACTTATATGCTCCAAGCTCGTGGTCTGATCTTCATTTTTGTTCATCCCAGGCTCCTCCTTTAGAAATACTCCCAACAGCCCATTTTTAGACTGCCCCAAAATAGAGCTAGCATCGCTTTCGAAGAGGGTGAAATTCTAAACAAACAAAGGCTTATGCCTATTCCGCATAACAAGACTATTGTCAGTGTCGTTTCTTGCCTGAAAGCCGTTCTTCTACACACGTTGAAGATGAACATGTCCGCCAGCAGGACTGCATGCGGTTTCGCAGTCTGCCCGGTCCGTGTCATTT from uncultured Cohaesibacter sp. carries:
- a CDS encoding carbohydrate porin, with product MNKNEDQTTSLEHISVFGTAVRSTTIAVVSSVLLCSTSFAQSAPDSNSEDSGGFVSSVIDYINGPGVPGPLSSVGEKLHEKGIKPVLVISNNFMTNPSLGLVKGKTERVTTVSYGADLDLEKMLGFKGSSFHVMGQYNMWTHGSEAFANAVGDSIIGHAAPFAPTDERLTKLTFEQKLFDERFDFEVGVDNASSHFGTPVCNTPFLCQNSVTQFYNGINPPPFGNYGARVAYKLTPEVTAQAGYYRTNLNFPFSHGWEGWDGKVTLPNGEEVETNYNLFLASVSYDTTLQTDLYPTHLEAMIYYNDTDFSSPKTPEVYDSMTGIYLGAKQTIWRQSDEPTATSIALYSSLFADFGEGDAVNSELDAGVIFQGLFHDRPFDSYSAKFIWNHLSDDYASYANVGSQDEFSAGVDANLVLAGNTILQPWAMYTWNANKAMNPTSTATADDGWAVGVNAIFLLDRALGL
- a CDS encoding integrase arm-type DNA-binding domain-containing protein; protein product: MALSNSAIKNAKPKEKPYKLFDGKGLFLLVNPNGRKWWRHKYAFDGKEKLLSFGTYPEVSLKEARAKREDARKLLASRQDPSMRRKQESLQRTLANAQTFSSVAQELIEKREREGISEATHKKMLWFASKLEDAIGSRPVSEILPLEILQILRVIESRGNLETAKRVRAFASRVFRYAIITGRAKVNPASDLAEAITSPTVKHYSAIIDPAELGGLLRAIDGFDGALITKLALQLTPHVFVRPGELRQAEWSEIDQEAAVWRIPAAKMKMRSEHIVPLSRQSRLIIKSVQAISSSSNYLFPSTRTNARPMSENTINAALRRMGFTKAEMTAHGFRSSASTLLNESGKWSSDAIERALAHKDSNTIRGIYHRGAHWQERVEMAQWWSDYLDALREGRKMLPFSAHSDTY
- a CDS encoding complex I NDUFA9 subunit family protein, with product MDSQAGKIVTVFGGSGFLGRHVVRALANEGYRIRVAVRRPDLAGFLQPLGTVGQIMPIQANLRDPASVAHAIEGCDAVVNLVGILYESGKATFDGLHHLGAKVIAEETAKAGIDRMVQISAIGADINSPSAYASSKAKGEKAVLSALPDAIIVRPSLLFGPEDDFFNKFASMAKLSPFLPLVGGGDTQFQPAFVGDVAQVIALGVKGDLDAGATYELGGPEIKSFKQLLAMALDEIHRKRLLLPLPFWMASTMGWFFEKLPMKPALTRDQVTLLKSDNVVSEQANLEHRTFEGIGITPLAIEAVIPSYLWSYRPGGQYEANRRA